One window from the genome of Gimesia aquarii encodes:
- a CDS encoding sensor histidine kinase: MKFRTTIRIAAPIICISLLLLIVGVSGAWYVQRLQRQTSKVLNQNVASIRAAEELNLYLLQVRFELNQFLIEGKYHRIGHAKEIKPKVNEWLSKASQLANSSEEQESLTSIQEGLTRLFTKLNQLSPSSDPQELRKEVEFLVEEELSKNILPSATNYLNINEQKLEASNRENQEFADRLVLALLLLGTCGAIAGLVTGYGVASTISRSIVKLSLPLKDVAGQLNEVVGPVTMSANPEIEDLENALNTVSDEVASVIQQLQDRQSEVIRADQLAALGQLSAGLAHELRNPLMCMTVLVQSALTDQTRTLDESDLHVLNDEMQRLDRLLQEFLNFARPAKMEFSRIDLRKLAEQTADFLLAKATQVGIEIKVITPNAPVTVLADDKQLRQLILNLLLNSIDATSTQGTIELDLSIDPHDERYCLLIIRDEGNGLGPEVLNRAFEPFFSTKNEGLGMGLVTCKRIVEAHQGELSIANGLEKGAIITVRLPIMTNGRVSVEEDRPELDKLITNGK, from the coding sequence TTGAAATTCAGGACAACTATCCGAATCGCAGCTCCTATTATTTGCATCAGTTTGCTACTGCTGATTGTTGGTGTGTCGGGAGCATGGTACGTACAGAGATTACAGCGACAAACTTCTAAAGTCTTGAACCAGAATGTTGCCAGCATTCGTGCAGCAGAAGAACTGAATTTGTACTTATTGCAGGTCCGTTTTGAATTGAATCAATTTCTGATCGAAGGTAAATACCACAGAATAGGTCATGCTAAGGAAATAAAACCTAAAGTCAACGAATGGCTTAGCAAAGCCAGCCAGCTGGCAAATTCGTCTGAAGAACAGGAATCACTTACATCAATTCAAGAGGGTCTGACGCGACTGTTCACGAAATTGAACCAACTCTCTCCATCATCTGATCCACAAGAGCTTAGAAAAGAGGTCGAATTTCTCGTTGAAGAAGAGTTGTCAAAGAATATCTTGCCTTCTGCAACAAATTATCTCAATATCAATGAGCAGAAGTTGGAAGCAAGCAATCGTGAAAATCAAGAGTTTGCTGATCGTCTAGTCCTGGCACTACTTCTATTAGGAACATGTGGTGCCATTGCCGGGCTGGTTACCGGCTATGGCGTGGCAAGTACTATCAGTCGATCCATTGTAAAACTAAGTTTACCATTGAAGGATGTTGCAGGCCAATTGAACGAAGTTGTTGGACCAGTGACTATGTCCGCCAATCCGGAGATTGAAGATCTTGAAAATGCACTTAATACTGTATCTGATGAAGTTGCATCAGTAATTCAGCAATTGCAAGACCGACAGAGTGAAGTGATTCGTGCTGATCAATTAGCAGCCTTGGGTCAGCTGTCTGCTGGCTTGGCGCACGAACTGAGAAATCCTTTGATGTGTATGACGGTACTCGTGCAATCCGCATTAACTGATCAAACTCGAACACTGGATGAGAGTGACCTGCACGTACTCAACGATGAAATGCAGAGACTCGATCGACTCCTACAAGAATTTCTAAACTTTGCGCGTCCTGCAAAAATGGAATTTTCAAGAATTGACCTCCGTAAACTGGCAGAGCAAACAGCCGACTTTCTGCTGGCAAAAGCGACCCAGGTCGGCATTGAGATCAAAGTAATCACTCCGAATGCTCCTGTTACCGTTCTGGCCGATGACAAACAATTACGACAACTGATTCTCAATCTGTTACTCAATTCAATTGATGCTACCTCCACACAAGGTACTATCGAATTGGATTTATCAATCGATCCTCATGATGAACGATACTGTCTGCTCATCATACGGGATGAAGGAAACGGTTTAGGACCGGAAGTACTCAATCGCGCGTTTGAGCCATTTTTTAGTACTAAGAATGAGGGACTCGGAATGGGGTTGGTTACTTGTAAACGAATTGTTGAAGCACACCAGGGAGAGCTGTCTATCGCTAATGGACTTGAGAAAGGTGCAATTATAACTGTTCGTTTACCTATAATGACTAATGGTAGAGTCTCTGTAGAAGAGGATCGACCCGAACTTGATAAATTGATTACGAATGGAAAATGA
- a CDS encoding bifunctional SulP family inorganic anion transporter/carbonic anhydrase — protein MNRQKLKRETVGHDVKASLVLFLVTLPLCLGIALASNAPLVSGIISGIVGGIVVGLLSHSHSSVSGPAVGLTIIVAAQIAQFGSFEAFLLVVIIAGLIQVAIGLCRAGFIAMFIPTIVVKGFLTAIGVILILNQLPHLLGHDTNPEGKVSFVQIDSQKLFSELLILFEGQWHLGAATIGLLSIMLLILWEQISFLKRSFIPVPLVVVLLGTALSQFFERLGGDWSIQTSHLVQVPVANGLQGLQQFLVFPDFSLWSNPQIYTAALLIAVVTSLETLFSLEAADRIDPQQRQSPPNRELFAQGIGNIVAGMFGGLPVASTIVRSSVNINAGGQTKLSTILHGFLLFICFLLMPQMLNLIPLSCLAGILLITGFKLASPTLIKKTYCEGPHQFAPFIITVMAIVFIDVVIGLLVGIVISTIFILYNNMKRPLSRIWEKHIGGKVMKIELANQVCFLNRAVIKQALQEIPRGSFALIDGRNTFYIDPDVLSMLREFETITAPARGINLSLRGFSEKYQLNYQLKNEIQYVDYSARDLQEQLTPQKVLSLLREGNERFRTGSTLRRDLKQQLNTTTNGTPPLAVVLSCIDPRASVELIFDLDLGDAFSVRISGNAITPEVLASLEYGCVIEGAPLLVIMGHTRCGAISATIDSICSNSPANTNCDCAHLKHVVDKIAQSLNPDYCHASRIPSDRDRYEFVDAVSHQNVLLSVESVLQSSKVIRERVHSGKLAIVGAMYDTTTGCINFLEEHRRINGSPRNNSKSRFQR, from the coding sequence ATGAATCGGCAAAAGCTGAAGAGAGAAACCGTAGGCCATGATGTAAAAGCTAGTCTGGTTCTGTTTCTGGTAACCTTACCCCTTTGCTTAGGAATCGCGCTGGCCTCGAATGCCCCTCTCGTTTCAGGAATCATTTCGGGAATTGTTGGTGGTATCGTAGTGGGGCTGCTTAGTCATTCACACTCAAGTGTAAGTGGGCCAGCAGTTGGATTAACCATTATCGTGGCGGCACAGATCGCTCAATTTGGCTCGTTTGAAGCATTTTTGCTGGTGGTTATTATTGCCGGTCTGATTCAGGTAGCTATTGGCCTTTGCCGGGCAGGATTCATTGCAATGTTTATCCCCACGATTGTGGTTAAAGGGTTTTTGACGGCAATCGGTGTGATTCTCATACTGAATCAACTTCCACATCTTCTTGGGCATGATACTAATCCAGAAGGCAAAGTATCTTTTGTGCAGATTGACAGTCAAAAACTATTTTCAGAGTTGCTCATACTGTTTGAGGGACAATGGCATCTGGGTGCAGCAACGATTGGATTGCTCTCAATCATGCTTTTAATTTTATGGGAGCAAATATCTTTTTTGAAACGTTCATTCATCCCAGTACCATTGGTCGTAGTTCTTCTAGGAACCGCGCTGAGTCAGTTTTTTGAACGCCTTGGAGGCGACTGGTCCATACAAACATCACATCTGGTTCAGGTTCCGGTAGCGAATGGCCTCCAAGGATTGCAGCAATTTCTCGTATTTCCGGATTTCTCACTATGGTCTAACCCGCAAATCTATACGGCCGCTTTATTGATTGCCGTGGTCACTTCATTGGAAACGCTATTCAGCCTGGAAGCAGCAGACCGAATTGATCCACAGCAGAGGCAATCGCCTCCTAATCGTGAACTCTTTGCGCAGGGAATCGGCAATATCGTTGCCGGCATGTTTGGAGGACTTCCAGTTGCTTCTACAATTGTCCGCAGTTCAGTTAATATCAATGCAGGTGGGCAAACAAAGCTTTCAACAATATTACATGGTTTTCTGTTATTCATCTGTTTCTTGCTGATGCCCCAAATGTTGAATCTGATACCACTCTCCTGCCTAGCAGGGATTCTGCTGATTACCGGCTTTAAACTTGCTAGCCCAACCCTGATAAAAAAAACGTACTGTGAGGGACCGCATCAGTTCGCACCTTTTATCATTACGGTAATGGCAATCGTTTTTATAGATGTCGTGATAGGTCTCTTAGTTGGCATCGTTATCAGCACCATTTTCATTTTGTATAACAATATGAAACGCCCGCTCTCTCGCATTTGGGAAAAGCACATCGGTGGCAAAGTCATGAAAATTGAACTTGCCAACCAAGTCTGTTTTCTTAATCGTGCTGTGATCAAGCAGGCATTACAGGAGATCCCAAGAGGTAGTTTTGCTCTGATCGACGGCCGTAACACTTTCTACATTGATCCAGATGTTCTCAGCATGTTACGTGAATTCGAAACTATCACGGCTCCTGCTCGTGGTATCAACTTAAGTCTTCGTGGGTTTAGCGAGAAATATCAACTGAATTATCAATTGAAGAATGAAATTCAGTATGTCGATTATTCGGCACGAGATCTACAAGAACAACTCACGCCGCAGAAGGTTTTGAGCCTACTTCGTGAAGGGAATGAGAGGTTTCGTACAGGATCAACACTCAGACGTGATCTGAAACAGCAGCTTAATACCACAACCAATGGCACCCCTCCATTAGCTGTGGTACTCAGCTGTATTGATCCCCGTGCCTCGGTTGAGTTAATTTTTGATCTCGATTTGGGCGATGCATTCAGTGTTCGAATTTCCGGAAACGCAATAACTCCCGAGGTTCTGGCAAGCCTTGAATATGGTTGTGTTATTGAGGGGGCTCCGTTGCTTGTCATAATGGGACACACACGGTGCGGAGCGATTAGTGCGACAATTGATAGTATCTGTTCAAATAGTCCAGCGAACACGAATTGTGACTGCGCACATCTCAAACATGTTGTTGACAAAATCGCGCAGTCGCTCAACCCAGATTATTGTCATGCTTCTAGAATCCCATCAGACAGAGATCGATACGAATTCGTTGATGCGGTCAGTCACCAAAATGTGTTGCTATCCGTAGAATCTGTACTGCAATCAAGTAAGGTAATCAGAGAACGAGTCCATTCAGGAAAACTAGCGATCGTCGGTGCAATGTATGATACGACTACAGGCTGTATCAATTTTTTAGAAGAACACCGCCGTATCAATGGCTCTCCACGTAATAATTCCAAGTCAAGATTCCAGAGATAG
- a CDS encoding pyridoxamine 5'-phosphate oxidase family protein, whose product MGQRFTELPEKQIEFIKEQKLFFVGTATADSRINISPKGMDSLRVLSPTQVIWLNVTGSGNETSAHIQEDGRMTIMFCAFTGKPLILRLYGQAKVLHPHDAAWEELVSHFPHTPGARQIFDMHVDLVQTSCGMGVPFYDYVEERELLTSWAIKQGEEGVSEYWKKKNQLSLDGKPTHILDRE is encoded by the coding sequence ATGGGACAGCGTTTCACCGAATTGCCAGAAAAACAAATCGAGTTCATCAAAGAGCAAAAGTTATTCTTCGTCGGGACAGCAACGGCTGACAGCCGGATTAATATCTCTCCCAAAGGCATGGACTCACTGCGTGTTCTGAGTCCCACACAAGTCATCTGGCTGAACGTGACTGGCAGCGGCAATGAAACTTCCGCACACATTCAGGAAGACGGGCGAATGACAATTATGTTTTGTGCCTTCACAGGGAAGCCTCTCATCTTGCGTCTGTATGGACAGGCGAAAGTCCTACATCCTCACGATGCAGCGTGGGAAGAATTAGTTTCTCACTTTCCTCACACGCCCGGCGCACGACAGATTTTTGATATGCACGTTGATCTGGTCCAGACCTCTTGTGGAATGGGTGTCCCATTTTATGACTATGTCGAAGAACGGGAACTGTTAACAAGCTGGGCCATCAAGCAAGGGGAAGAAGGCGTATCTGAGTACTGGAAAAAGAAAAACCAACTCAGCCTCGACGGCAAACCAACGCACATTCTGGATAGAGAATAA
- a CDS encoding AraC family transcriptional regulator, producing the protein MNVSLQQQFFKKVPGIEQTCRLFAHLPDVYLVVKDDEGRFIKHNQALLNWLKVDSDEELIGKTDFDIHPRDQAEAYQREDQRVMKSEEPLVDLVHPVTGGEGATSWFQVIKEPLFDKQRRVAGVVGMMRDYQRAGLAIAPYLEMQQVFDHIDDHFQREITVKELASLVELSTSQFQRRFRKLFNTSPASYINHVRIQSACRKLTSTTDTISHIAIQTGFYDHSHFSKVFKAYTGVSPTEYRRQ; encoded by the coding sequence ATGAATGTCTCCCTCCAGCAACAATTCTTCAAAAAAGTCCCCGGAATTGAGCAAACGTGTCGACTGTTCGCCCATTTGCCCGATGTGTATCTGGTTGTGAAAGATGACGAAGGACGATTCATTAAACACAACCAGGCATTATTAAACTGGCTCAAAGTCGATTCTGATGAGGAACTAATCGGCAAGACCGATTTTGACATCCATCCACGAGATCAAGCCGAGGCATATCAACGTGAAGATCAACGCGTCATGAAATCGGAAGAACCACTGGTTGATCTCGTACATCCCGTGACCGGCGGTGAAGGAGCCACCTCCTGGTTTCAGGTCATCAAAGAACCCTTGTTCGATAAGCAACGCAGAGTCGCAGGTGTCGTGGGCATGATGCGCGATTATCAGCGTGCCGGTCTGGCGATTGCCCCCTATTTGGAAATGCAACAAGTGTTCGATCATATCGATGATCATTTTCAGCGAGAAATCACAGTGAAAGAACTGGCATCTCTGGTGGAACTTTCGACCAGCCAGTTTCAGCGCCGGTTTCGCAAGCTGTTCAACACAAGTCCCGCCAGTTACATTAATCACGTTCGCATTCAATCTGCCTGTCGCAAGCTGACTTCCACTACCGATACGATATCACATATCGCGATTCAAACCGGATTTTACGACCACAGCCATTTCTCCAAAGTCTTTAAGGCATATACGGGAGTCAGCCCCACTGAATATCGCCGCCAATAG
- a CDS encoding Gfo/Idh/MocA family protein: protein MTNKGALNRRDFMKTAAVASTVFSAPTIIPGTALGLNGTVAPSERINLGGIGIRRRGGYVLSHMLEQPDVRFVAIADVRADQRKTVKGMADKQNGDQKCDTYRDFRELLARDDIDAVLIATGDRWHATASMMAAEAGKDVYSEKPCAITMELARKLQETIQRTGRVFQAGTQRRNVSNFAHASKLAQTGQLGKIHTVHASIYQLIDRHDWLPAEPEPDPEVVDWNMWLGPAPWRPYNRAYVDGAWRGHYDFDSGAKLLDWGAHTLDICQWALDADHTMPVTYEPKDVPNDNVIECVYENGVKLVMRRNGWMGLGTCPVRFEGESGWVETGDSGQTAVSSDQLRASLPSPSSIPGTSPKFHVRDFFNCVKTRSKPAANEDVMARSHIACHAAAIAWKLGRKLQFDPVAEEFVNDEEANRMRSRAMREPWTV from the coding sequence ATGACGAACAAAGGTGCTCTTAATCGTCGTGACTTTATGAAAACGGCGGCTGTCGCCAGTACTGTTTTCTCGGCTCCTACAATCATTCCCGGAACTGCGCTGGGATTGAACGGAACCGTGGCTCCCAGCGAACGCATCAATCTGGGAGGTATCGGCATTCGCAGACGTGGTGGGTATGTGTTGAGTCATATGTTGGAACAACCCGATGTGCGATTTGTGGCGATTGCCGATGTTCGTGCTGATCAACGCAAAACTGTCAAAGGCATGGCCGACAAACAGAACGGTGATCAGAAATGCGATACCTATCGTGACTTCCGCGAACTCCTGGCACGGGATGACATTGACGCTGTTTTAATTGCCACGGGCGATCGCTGGCACGCGACCGCGTCGATGATGGCGGCGGAAGCGGGGAAAGATGTGTATTCCGAAAAACCGTGTGCGATTACAATGGAACTCGCCCGTAAATTACAAGAGACAATTCAACGCACGGGTCGTGTTTTTCAGGCAGGCACGCAGCGTCGTAATGTTTCAAACTTTGCGCACGCTTCCAAACTGGCTCAGACAGGACAACTTGGAAAAATTCATACCGTGCATGCTTCCATCTATCAATTGATTGATCGTCACGACTGGCTGCCGGCGGAACCAGAGCCTGATCCTGAAGTAGTGGACTGGAACATGTGGCTCGGCCCTGCACCGTGGCGACCTTATAACCGTGCGTATGTTGATGGCGCCTGGCGTGGACATTACGATTTCGATTCCGGTGCGAAACTACTCGACTGGGGCGCGCATACATTGGATATCTGTCAATGGGCGCTCGACGCAGACCATACCATGCCGGTGACATATGAACCCAAGGATGTTCCGAATGACAACGTCATTGAATGTGTTTACGAAAATGGTGTGAAACTGGTTATGCGTCGCAATGGCTGGATGGGACTGGGGACCTGTCCGGTTCGGTTTGAAGGCGAATCAGGCTGGGTCGAAACCGGTGACTCGGGTCAAACGGCAGTGTCCTCAGACCAACTAAGGGCATCACTTCCCTCACCCAGTTCGATTCCGGGTACATCACCTAAATTTCATGTACGTGATTTCTTTAACTGTGTGAAGACTCGTTCCAAACCCGCGGCCAATGAAGATGTAATGGCTCGTTCCCACATTGCCTGTCATGCGGCAGCGATTGCCTGGAAGCTGGGACGGAAGTTGCAGTTTGATCCGGTGGCAGAAGAATTCGTGAACGACGAGGAAGCCAATCGTATGCGGAGCCGCGCGATGCGAGAACCGTGGACTGTCTAA
- a CDS encoding family 16 glycoside hydrolase produces the protein MFALKYPVILLLSFSLLLNVTPANADTKNDSKKETARLVKVLNSDADTHTKAMACRRLAAIGHKSAITSLANYLGNPKLATYTRSALENIPDQGADDALRNALTEVKGNLLVGVINSIGKRKDKKATGDLTKLLSDKNTKIAIAAAHALGSIGTKSAADALQAAIGKGDKKLQREVGFACLMCARSLAKKGDKQTAIALTELVHKADLPKNIKVAAMQLTIVLKGKAGLGLLAEELKSEDLSRFRSGLQAARDLGKQSTSTLINVFNALPDERKALVIPALSLSHDSTALPLIRKAATTGSEPLKLQAVYALSELEPALDENAQLQVLKDLFGLLKQNNSEIVSAAQAVITQISSSQPPEKVKALIESNTRKLVESEGLPQQLMGLQLAGACRIDSVTPTLLSLASHSNTEVKQAAIKALGGTTSAATLSQLITLALKNPNDKTTSDALKAACSRLPLDQTAQALASAMQGATTEQKQLLLKQLAAIGGETALKTIVKAARSNNDALQNTATDLLGKWVSIDVAPALLDLAKNLENRKYKIRSLRGYIRVARQLNMTPEQRLEVCRNTLANAERNDERKLVFEVLRRYPNPLAVNYTVSLLKDKQLNVPASSIIVSWAERGTPVDADLLQNALQQVIATTSNANLKKRATQQLERVRVQAEQDEQAAGFQSLFDGKSFDGWHGNEKIFRIEDGEIVGGSLTEKVERNEFLRSNKEYDDFELKLEFKLLGDKTNAGVQIRTAEIPDHHEVIGYQADLGTGYWGCLYDESRRKKILAGPPKDQRTFPIRMDDWNTYRIRCEGPRIQLWINGVQTVDFTEDDPKIPLKGIIALQIHGNLVNQVHYRNIRLREL, from the coding sequence ATGTTTGCTTTGAAGTACCCTGTGATCCTTTTGCTTTCTTTTTCTCTGCTGCTTAACGTAACACCCGCCAATGCCGATACGAAAAATGACTCGAAAAAAGAGACGGCACGGTTGGTGAAGGTTCTGAATTCTGATGCAGACACCCATACCAAAGCGATGGCCTGTCGCCGTCTGGCTGCCATAGGTCATAAGTCGGCAATTACTTCCCTCGCGAACTACCTTGGTAATCCAAAACTGGCAACCTATACTCGCTCTGCTCTGGAAAACATTCCCGATCAAGGGGCAGATGATGCGCTGCGAAACGCTCTGACAGAAGTGAAAGGAAATCTACTGGTTGGCGTGATCAATTCGATTGGCAAGCGTAAAGACAAGAAAGCAACCGGAGATCTGACAAAGCTTCTCTCAGATAAAAACACAAAGATTGCCATCGCTGCTGCACATGCTTTGGGTTCAATTGGTACAAAATCCGCAGCGGATGCGTTGCAGGCTGCGATTGGCAAAGGGGATAAGAAGTTACAGCGTGAAGTGGGTTTTGCGTGTTTGATGTGTGCCCGCTCTCTGGCAAAAAAAGGAGACAAACAAACGGCGATCGCCTTGACAGAACTCGTTCACAAAGCCGATTTACCGAAAAATATCAAGGTGGCGGCGATGCAACTGACGATAGTGCTTAAAGGTAAAGCGGGACTCGGATTGCTGGCAGAGGAACTCAAGTCAGAAGACCTTTCCCGGTTTCGTTCTGGTTTACAAGCGGCCCGCGATTTGGGTAAACAGTCCACTTCCACACTCATCAATGTGTTTAACGCGCTCCCTGACGAACGCAAAGCTCTCGTGATCCCCGCTTTGAGTCTTTCACACGATTCGACAGCACTACCTTTGATTCGCAAGGCGGCAACCACAGGGTCGGAACCACTCAAACTACAGGCGGTTTATGCGTTAAGTGAACTGGAGCCTGCCTTGGACGAAAACGCTCAACTTCAGGTTTTGAAAGACCTGTTTGGTCTATTGAAGCAAAACAATTCTGAAATCGTGTCTGCAGCGCAAGCTGTCATCACCCAAATCAGTTCCAGCCAACCTCCTGAAAAAGTGAAAGCTTTGATTGAGTCAAATACACGAAAACTGGTTGAGAGCGAAGGACTCCCACAGCAACTGATGGGGCTGCAATTGGCGGGGGCGTGCCGTATTGATTCTGTAACCCCAACATTGCTTTCATTAGCCAGTCATTCTAATACTGAAGTCAAGCAAGCAGCTATCAAAGCACTGGGGGGTACGACTTCTGCGGCAACTCTTTCTCAGTTAATCACACTGGCATTAAAGAATCCGAATGATAAAACAACCAGCGACGCCCTTAAAGCGGCCTGCTCGCGTTTGCCTTTAGATCAGACCGCACAAGCGCTGGCATCTGCGATGCAGGGCGCTACAACTGAGCAAAAACAGCTCTTGTTGAAGCAACTGGCGGCCATTGGAGGCGAAACGGCACTCAAGACCATTGTCAAAGCAGCGCGTTCGAACAATGACGCTTTACAAAATACCGCCACCGACTTACTGGGGAAATGGGTCAGTATTGATGTCGCTCCTGCATTGTTGGATCTCGCAAAAAATCTGGAGAACCGAAAATACAAAATTCGTTCTCTTCGCGGTTATATTCGCGTTGCTCGCCAGCTCAACATGACGCCGGAACAACGTCTGGAAGTCTGTCGCAATACGCTGGCGAATGCAGAACGGAACGATGAACGAAAACTGGTCTTTGAAGTTTTACGACGCTATCCAAATCCCCTGGCAGTGAACTATACGGTTTCTCTGCTCAAAGACAAACAGCTCAATGTGCCTGCTAGTTCTATAATAGTTTCCTGGGCAGAACGAGGTACGCCCGTTGATGCTGACCTGCTGCAAAACGCCTTGCAACAGGTCATCGCGACCACTTCTAATGCCAACCTGAAAAAACGGGCCACACAGCAACTGGAGCGTGTGCGAGTTCAAGCAGAACAGGACGAACAAGCGGCAGGCTTCCAATCTCTGTTTGATGGAAAGTCATTTGACGGTTGGCATGGCAATGAAAAGATTTTCCGAATCGAGGATGGAGAAATCGTTGGCGGCAGTCTGACTGAGAAAGTGGAGCGCAACGAGTTTTTGCGTTCCAACAAGGAATACGATGATTTTGAACTCAAGCTGGAATTCAAATTACTTGGTGATAAAACCAACGCGGGCGTACAAATTCGAACAGCGGAAATTCCCGATCATCATGAAGTCATCGGATATCAGGCGGACCTAGGTACCGGTTACTGGGGTTGTTTGTATGACGAATCCCGCCGCAAAAAAATTCTGGCTGGACCACCAAAAGACCAGCGAACTTTCCCAATTCGCATGGATGATTGGAACACGTATCGCATCCGCTGTGAAGGTCCACGGATTCAGCTCTGGATTAACGGAGTACAGACGGTCGACTTTACCGAAGACGATCCAAAGATTCCGCTCAAGGGAATTATCGCGTTACAGATTCATGGGAACCTCGTCAATCAGGTGCATTATCGTAATATTCGCCTGCGGGAACTATAA